A stretch of DNA from Nitrospirota bacterium:
TCGGTCCGGCAGTTTAAACAACAGATCCTCCCGAGCGGGTTCCCGGCGACCAGGGTCTGGGGCTATGGCCCTGAAGAGGATCCCACACCGACTGTTGCCCCAGACCCCAATTCACAATTCAACTACCCTGCCTATTCGATTGAGACGACGGCCAACCGACGGGTCAATGTCCGATGGATCAACGGCCTTGTCGATAAGAAAGGGAATTACCTGCCTCACCTATTGCCGGTAGATCAGACGCTCCACTGGGCGAATCCTTCCCAAGACTGCATGCATGGATCGGGCACTGATTGCATGGGGAAGAACCCTGAGCGTTATCGAGGACCAGTGCCGATGGTGCCGCATGTGCATGGGGCACATGTGGATCCGCACAGCGACGGATATTCCGAGGCCTGGTGGCTTCCAGCAGCGAAGAATATTCCTGCTGGTTATGCGCTATCCGGCAAGCTATTCGATGACGCTACGGGAACCAATCCTGGTACGCGCGGTTATGCGGACTACTCCTACCGAAACGATCAGCCGGCGACCACCCTTTGGTACCACGACCATACTTTGGGGATGACGCGGAACAATGTCTATGCGGGACCAGCAGGTTTCTGGCTGATCCGCGGAGGCCAATACGACCGCGCAGTGGATGTGTCTGATCGGCAGCCAGCGGTATTGCCCGGGCCAGCACCGGTTGCAGGGCAGGGGTTGCTGGAACTCAACACACCGGGGAATGCGACGCGCAAAGCCATCCGTGAGCTACCCCTCGTGATTCAGGATCGCTCGTTCAACGCCGATGGATCCCTCTTTTACCCTGGTGATCGTGCTTTCTTCGAAGGGCTCAAGAAGAGTCAGCTCCAGATCACGTTCGCCCCTGAATCTGACGTGGCGCCGATTTGGAACCCCGAGACCTTTTTCAACACGATGGTAGTCAATGGGACGACCTGGCCGAAGCTGAACGTGGCGCAGGCCCGTTATCGCTTCCGGTTGCTGAACGGGAGCAATGCCCGGATGATCAATCTCGCGCTGTTCGTGGTGAACCCGAGGACAAACGAGATCAACAGACGTCGCGAGATCCCCATGTATCAGATCGGCTCGGATCAGGGGTTCCTGCCGCGGGTCGTTAGAATCAGGACCGGAGAACAGATTGCCTTGATCCCTGGTGCCCATGAGCCGGTCCCGAATCCCAATCCGAATGATCCGACAGCACTCCTGATGGGTCTGGCAGAGCGGGCTGATGTCATCGTGGATTTCAGTGGCCTGCCGGATGGGACCATGGTGCGGATGATCAATACTGCGCCGGATTCTCCATTCGGCGGGTTCCCGGCGGATCCGTCCGATCCTGGGACGACGGGCCAGGTCATGCAGTTCGTGGTCAAAGCAGCCTTGACTGGGGCTAAAGGATCGACGGACGGCAAGACGACGGCGCCCGGCAATCTCAACCTGCATGCGGAGCATCCACTTGCTACACCAACCGCGACGCGGTTGGTGTCATTGAACGAGGACGGCGGCATGAAGGTCTGTGTAAAGGTTGATCAGGACGGAGAGTTCGTGTTGGATGAGAGCGGCAATCTCCTGCAGGTCGACTGTGTCAGCGCCGACGCCGGGCCTTTTGGGCCGACTGCTGCCCTGGGCGGCAAAGTTGTTGGCACCGGTGTGAACGCCGTAGGCAACCCGTTGCGCTGGGCAGATACGACGGGAGCTAGCCAAGCCACGAATATCAAGTTGATGAACGGAACGACGGTCACGGTGAATGTGACAGAAAGCCCGAAGCTCGGCGAGGTGGAGGAATGGCAGATCTATAACTTCACGGAAGATGCGCACCCGGTCCACCTGCATCTGGTGAGGTTTGAGGTGATTAGCCGGACACTCATGGACGGAAGCCCGGGTTCGAGCGGCAGCCGGCATCCATGGGAACAAGGCCGCAAAGACGTGGTGATTGCCTACCCGGGCGAGATTACCACAGTGAGAGCCAAGTTCGACATCGACGGGCTCTATATGTGGCATTGCCATATCCTCGAACATGAAGACAACGAAATGATGCGTCCCTATGTGGTAGGAGCCCAGTCTCTGGCGTTCAACTTCCTGACCATGGCGATCAACGATCGGCCTCACCACGAGAGGGTGATGCCCGAGCACCAGAAGGCCCATCAGAAGTAATGATGAGCGGCATGATGTAGGAAGATTCGCTGCACGATCCTGCAAGACGGACGCGCGGAGGACTAACAGCCCTCCGCGCGTTCCTACGATGTGGGCAGCCTCCTCTGACCGGACACAGGACATTATCGAAGCGCCTGATCCCGTATGAATGGATCGGGTATCAGATGAATTTAAGCGTGAGGGAGGCGTTGCCCTCTGTTGGTACGGCGACCTCACGCTGCAAGGTTTCCACCGGCTATCACACGTCCGACAAGGGTCGCGCCGGTCTGTTCGGCAAGACTGATCAGAGGCACTGCGCTGGTCCCGGTCACGAACAGAATGGCGACGGGCAGCCGGGCCAGAACCGCGAAGCGCACGAAACGACCAATGGCTAGGCAAGGGTGTTTCCGTCAGTGAAACAAGAAGATGAGGGCGCCGCACAATAGGGTGTCAATTACCTAAACGTGAGCCGTCGTTTGTTGCCTATGAAGGGGGGCACGACCAGGGGGCCGGTCAGGGGAGGGATTCGCCCGACAGGGAACGAATATAGTGGGCGAGGTCCCAGGCATCGTGGTCTGCCTCGGTCAGGCGGGCAGCATACGAGGGCATCGGGGTGCCGTCGAGCCCAGTCAGGAGGGTGCGGACTAGGTCCTGGAGTGTGGCGCCATTCTTAAAGGACGAGGGGCGGCTGAGATCGGTGGCCTGGATCTGGAGCCCGGATACGTCCCGTAGGTCCCCGGCTTGAGCGACCGGGCCGTCCCCACGCCCCTCGACCCCATGACAGGTC
This window harbors:
- a CDS encoding multicopper oxidase domain-containing protein, which gives rise to MGILFAGNAYQVLADPLPGGTLDPLLIPKYVTHLVIPPVMKQTASAPDQTDDYAISVRQFKQQILPSGFPATRVWGYGPEEDPTPTVAPDPNSQFNYPAYSIETTANRRVNVRWINGLVDKKGNYLPHLLPVDQTLHWANPSQDCMHGSGTDCMGKNPERYRGPVPMVPHVHGAHVDPHSDGYSEAWWLPAAKNIPAGYALSGKLFDDATGTNPGTRGYADYSYRNDQPATTLWYHDHTLGMTRNNVYAGPAGFWLIRGGQYDRAVDVSDRQPAVLPGPAPVAGQGLLELNTPGNATRKAIRELPLVIQDRSFNADGSLFYPGDRAFFEGLKKSQLQITFAPESDVAPIWNPETFFNTMVVNGTTWPKLNVAQARYRFRLLNGSNARMINLALFVVNPRTNEINRRREIPMYQIGSDQGFLPRVVRIRTGEQIALIPGAHEPVPNPNPNDPTALLMGLAERADVIVDFSGLPDGTMVRMINTAPDSPFGGFPADPSDPGTTGQVMQFVVKAALTGAKGSTDGKTTAPGNLNLHAEHPLATPTATRLVSLNEDGGMKVCVKVDQDGEFVLDESGNLLQVDCVSADAGPFGPTAALGGKVVGTGVNAVGNPLRWADTTGASQATNIKLMNGTTVTVNVTESPKLGEVEEWQIYNFTEDAHPVHLHLVRFEVISRTLMDGSPGSSGSRHPWEQGRKDVVIAYPGEITTVRAKFDIDGLYMWHCHILEHEDNEMMRPYVVGAQSLAFNFLTMAINDRPHHERVMPEHQKAHQK